The genomic region ataaatgttgaccttgccaacaatgcccacatttcatgaacaaataaaaaaaactcttgtACTCTTAAATACCTATGTATAAAAAACAAATTTCTATTGGCCTTTTTGGTCCTCAGCTCAGtattaaatgatcaaccccttatcctgagtctgtgccctGGAATTTTAGGTTCCCCAGCCACAGGAAACaacttcccagcatctaccctgacaagcccctTAGAATGTTTGCTAACGATACAAAGCTGGGtataaatgtaagctgtgaggaggacataaagaggctgcaaagagatatagacagggtaagtgagtgggcaacaagatggcaaatagagtataatgtggggaagtgtaaggttattaactttggtaataagaatagcaatacagaatttttttttaaagaagcttTTAAAAGTTGATGTTTAGAGACACTCGTGTGTGGATGAGGGAAGGATAGAAAACCAAATCAGTCTGGATAATTGGTTTCAACGTGAtctcctaaattgtagttccagtgtacaggctgttgagagtagtgaggtaggggataaggttacagggacgcaagagggcactggcaagcaagaacttggtttaaagtgtgtctacttcaacgccaggagcatccggaataaggtgggtgagcttgcagcatgggttggtacctgggatcctgatgttgtggccatttcagagacatgggtagagcaggggcaggaatggatgttgcaggttccgggatttagatgtttcagtaagaacagagaagagggtaaaagaggggggggtgtggcattgttaatcaaggaaagtattacagcggcagaaaggacgtttgaggactcgtctactgaggtagtatgggccgaggttagaaacaggagaggagaggtcaccctgttgggagttttctatagacctccgaatagttccagagatgtagaggaaaggatagcgaagatgattctcgacaggagcgagagtaacagggtagtggttatgggggactttaactttccaaatattgactggaaatactatagttcgagtactttagatgggtctgtttttgtccagtgtgtgcaggagggttttctgacacagtatgtggacaggccaaccaggggcgatgccacattggatttggtactgggtaatgaacccggccaggtgttcgatttagatgtaggtgagcactttggcgatagtgatcacaattcggttaggtttaccttagcgatgggcagggacaggtatataccgcagggcaagaattatagctgggggaaaggaaattatgacgcaattaggcaagatttaggatgtgtaggatggggaaggaaactgcaggggatgggcacaaacgaaatgtggagcttattcaaggagcagctactgcgtgtccttgataagtatgtacctgtcaggcagggaggaagttgtcgagcgagggagccgtggtttactcaagaagttgaagcgcttgtcaagaggaagagggcggcttatgttaggatgagacgtgaaggctcagttagggcgcttgagagttacaagctagccaggaaggatctaaagggagggctaagaagagcaagaagaggacacgagaagtcattggcggataggatcaaagaaaaccctaaggctttctataggtatatcaggaataaaagaatgataagagttagaacagggccaatcaaggatagtagtgggaagttgtgtgcggaatcagaggagataggggaagcattaaatgaatatttttcgtcagtatttacagtagagacagaaaatgttgccgaggagattactgagatacagcctactaggctagatgggattgagattcacaaggaggaggtgttagcaattttggaaagagtgaaaatagataagtcccctgggccagatgggatttatcctaggattctctgggaagccagggaggagattgcagagccgttgttgttgatctttatgtcgtcattgtcgacaggagtagtgccggaggactggaggatagcaaatgttgtccccttgttcaagaaggggagtagagacagccctggtaattatagacctgtgagccttacttcggttgtgggtaaaatgttggaaagggttataagagataggatttataatcatcttgaaaagaataagttcatttgcgatagtcagcacggttttgtgaaaggtaggtcgtgcctcacaaaccttattgagtttttcgagaaggtgaccaaacaggtggatgagggtaaagccgtggatgtggtgtatatggatttcagtaaagcatttgataaggttccccacggtaggctattgcagaaaatacggaagtatggggttgaaggtgatttagagctttggatcagaaattggctagctgaaagaagacagagggtgatggttgatggcaaatgttcatcctggagtttagttactcgtggtgtaccgcaaggttctgttttggggccactgctgtttgtcatttttataaatgacctggatgaaggtgtagaagggtgggttagtaaatttgcggatgacacgaaggtcggtggagttgtggatagtgtcgaaggggttgtagggtacagagggacatagataggctgcagagctgggctgagagatggcaaatggagtttaatgcggagaagtgtgaggtgattcactttggaaggagtaacagcaatgcagagtactgggctaatgggaagattcttggtagtgtagatgagcagagagatcttggtgtccaggtacataaatccctgaaagttgctacccaggttaatagggctgttaagaaggcatatggtgtgttagcttttattagtagggggatcgagtttcggagccacgaggtcatgatgcagctgtacaaaactctggcgaggccgcaccttgagtattgcgtgcagttctggtcaccgcattataggaaggatgtggaagctttggaaagggtgcagaggagatttactaggatgttgcctggtatggaaggaaggtcttacgaggaaaggctgagggacttgaggttgttttcgttagagagaaggaggaggagaggtgacttaatagagacatacaagataatcagagggttagatagggtggatagtgagagtctttttcctcggatgatgatggcaaacacgaggggacatagctttaagctgaggggtgaaaaatataggacagatgtcagaggtagtttctttacgcagagagtagtaggggcgtggaacgccctgcctgcaacagtagtagactcgccaactttcagggcatttaagtggtcattggatagacatatggatgaaaatggaatagtgtaggtcagatgatcggcgcaacatcgagggccgaagggcctgtactgcgctgtaatgttctaattctaattctaatttttctaaacttcagagagtataggcccGGTTTACTCAGCCTTACATCGCAGAACAACCCTTTTGTCcctggaacaaatctggtgaatgctttccctgccccctccaaaccaagtatatccttccttagatatggatgctaaaactacacacagtactccaggcgtggtctCACTAAAGCCTTATACaagtgaagcaagacttcattgttCTTGTTTCCttgtaataaaagccaacatgccatttgccttcctaattgcctgctgtccctgcatgctaacttcctgtgttCTTTGCATGAGTACACACgagtgtctctgaacatcaactttTAAACGTTTCTTTAAAAAACATTTCTGCATtgctattcttattaccaaagttaataaccttacacttccccacattatactccatttgccatcttgttgcccactcacatactatgtctatatctctttgaggcctttttgtgtcctcctcacagcttacattcctaccCAATTAGCAaacacattactctcggtctctcgcccaagtcattaatatagattgtaaatagctgaggctgatATTTGCCGCACTTTGATAGTTacggcctgccaacttgaaaatgccccatttattcctactctctgcttcctgtccattaactaatcctccaTGCGTGCTAATATATTAGacccaaatccatgagcccttatcttgcgtattaaccttttgtgtggcatgttATCGAATGCCTTTAggtatccaagtataccacatctactggctcccctttatctaccctattagtttcattctcaaaaaactcaaataaatttgtcaaacatgatttcccttttgtaaaatcatgttgactttgtctgatcatactatgattttctaagtgcatttttaAGACCTCCTGAATAACTTCCAgatttttcccaatgactgatgtctggctaactggtctgtagttccccattttctctcttcctcctttcttgtaaTCTCTTTACTTAACCAAAAGAAATGTACTTTTACAACATGCTGTATATTTACTCTGTATCCTCCCCAGTATTTCACTAAAATTATCCAGATTGATTTGGTTTGCTATCCTTCCCTCATCCAGCGCTATGCCCCAATGTGTCTGGCACCATCGGCATCATTGCCAAGAGTAAATCTGGTCTGTAGTGAataggaacatagggacataggaacataggagcaggagtaggtcattcagcccatcaagttgctccgccattcaatacgatcatgactgatcaagcacttcaatgccttttccccacactatccccatatccctttatgtattggtatttagaaatctgttaatctctgctttaaacatagtcaatgactgagcttccatagccctctggggtagagaatcccaaagattcacaaccctctgggtaaagaaatttctcctcatcctggTCCTAAccatgggtcatagtctaaggataccgggtaaacctttcaggactgagatgaggggaaagtacttcacccagagagtggtgagcctgtggaatttgttaccacagaaagcagctgacgccaaaacattgtatgttttcaagaaggagttagatatagctcttggggtgaaagggatcaaaggatatggggggaaagcgggaacaggttactgagttggatgatcagtcatgatcataatgaatggcggagcaggctcgaagggccgaatggcctactcatgctcctattttctatgtaattggcttccccttattttgaaattgtgtcccctggttctggactccccaaccagggaaatattttagctgcatctaccctgtctatccctttaagtattttgcaggtttcaatgagatcaccttttattcttccaaactctagagaatacaagccatttcttcaatctctcttcataggaataAATGAGATGTGCTGTTACCATTTTCTTAAAATTAACCTGGTGAATGATTGAATAACTATAACTTAACAAGGGAACAGATATGGTAGATAAACTATTTAGGCTGGCTAGGAAGTTTAGGACTATGGGAcatggtctaaaaattagaaccagacctttcaggagtgaaattgggaatcACTTCTATGCATAAAGcttggtggaagtttggaactctcttccaaaaaTGACaaatgatgctagatcaattgctaattttaaatctgagattaatagattattgttatccaaagggatatggggcaagGGTGGgtataggtcgcagatcagccatgatttcattgcatGGCAGCACATGCTAGAGGCTGAAATGGCCTCCCCCTGTACCTACGTTCCTAAATTATCAAATGTTGCAGTTGTACACTTGAGGAGGCTGCCTCACACCACTTGGCTGACACCACATGGAGTTAATATGTGCTGTGAAAGAAATCCCTCTTAAGCACTTTATAAAGTTAAGGAGTTATTTTAAATGTTTAGTGAGTCCAGGTGCTTCCCCCTATGCTCACAGCTTCCCCGAATCCTGAGCGGACAATTCGTTCAAAGTGTCGTGTCTGCCCAAAATCAGGGTCCGAACTGACTCCAGAGTTAAATTGTGTGAGAGACACCCTGGAGAAGTTAGCCTCATACTACCAGGTCTCATACTACTTAGGTTGAGGCCACGCCGACACTTCCTAAACCTACTAGAGTTCATGAAAGCGTTGGAGACAACAAAGACGCTGCCAAATTtgtaagcaattagggatgggcaataaatgctggcctggccagcgatgcccacatcccatgaatgaataaaaaaaagcatttgAAATGTAATTGTTgtctggagctctgtgcttgtgtaTCAGAGTTGGGTGGTTTCCTGAGCAGTAGAATGGAAATTTCAGCCAGGAGTGTAATAGAGCAGCAATGGGTTTCCGGCTCCAGCATTAGCGAGAGATTCTGGAAGCTGGGATCCATTCTGCTGCTACAGTGTAAAGACAACCAAAAATGACACAGCGAGCGCTTTACCTTTAGCAAAATGAATCATCCTGACTACAGCGGGCAGACTCCTGTTCAGCCCCAGGATCCGATCCAGATGGAAAGCAAATACTTCACTGACATCCACAGGTCTCTTGAGGACCCCGCACCGTTGTCGGCAGCCTGGCACTTTTGTCAAGTCCATGGGCATGGGGTTCCCTTCACCCGGGATTAGGGAGTGATGATCGCTGCCAACACCTTCAAATAAAACCAGAGACGGGTGTCCGGGCTGGGGGACCCTCTGGATACGAACGATGCTGGAATCGGCCAGGAAACGCATGGCAGCGATGTCCTGCTTTGTGAACCAGAGCGGCGCGCTTTCGCTGTAAATCCTGATGTTACTCGCAGCCACGTTAGATTTCCCCTCACCTGCACTTTGGAAAGTTGTCAAGTTGACGTTCAGCTTTCCCCTGGTGAAGTTTAATGTCGCTGTGCTGTCAGTCGCCCTCAGTCTTTGATCAGCCTGTAAACTTAGCATCAGCATGTTGCGCTGACTGGTCAGGAGGTCAGCATCGTTCTCCTGCACAGCTTGGTTGCGTTTCGCCGAGCGTTTCTTCCTGATTTTTGGCCTCACAGTTCCCCTGATGTTGGCCGGTCTTCTCCTTTTTGATCTGAAGGTCATGTACACCACGTTGGGATTGTAGGTGGAGTTATCttgctgtctttccccctctgggaaAGTGCTGGGGAGCAGCCTGACAGGCGCACCGTCCCTCTTGTACCCAGATTCAAAAACCCGGTCCTGGGATAAGACATCGCCCTGCATCACAACAAAGGAGGCATAAATCAAACACGCTGAGGCGATCAGCAAGTTTCTCTTGGTTCTGGGACGTCTCCCACTCGCCATCCAGACacaaagggcaaccaaaaaggAACGAACTTTGCCAAGTCTTAGACAAGTCATCCTTGCGGTGATCCAACATGATGAACTGAAATGAAGGTGGTAGGCGAGGTTTCCGAAGCCCGGAGAGGCAGCATCCTCCTAAATGGTCTCTGATCCACCCTGCACCCTGCGAACTGACGGACTGGAACAGACAGATTTGGAAATGAGAACACACACCGGGCCGCGTCTCTCTCTAACTGGTATCAGCGAGTTGAAGGGAATGAATGGAAACAACTACGCAAACTGCTCTCGCACAGgactttgtgtgtgagagagagagagacatacactggAGGCAGGCAGCAACTGCACAGCGCTGATTCAAGAGAGATTGTATTAACATTGGAGGGCGGGAGGACTGGGTAAAACTGTCAGTTTTCCCTTCTAGATAACAAACTTTTATTCTGTGTGAAACATGTAGTAGAGAATTGTGCATTTTTCTAATTCTACTCAAATTATCCAAATTTAGCCCTGAGTGTTCCCTCATATAATAAAAAGATACGTGATCATCTGTGAGATGCATTGCTTCACTGTGTTGTTGCTTTTCTGGAAGCAGCTGACCCACATCTATGTTACAGATCATTTCATCACAGATTGTGAATCTTAGGCAACACCAATGACCCTGATAGATTTCCTCCCTCATTGCGAAAACTTCATTTGTTAGATATCTGAAAACACGAAACGAGTCCACCACTAAACTGGTGTGAGTTTTATTCACTGTGGGCAAATGAAAAATTGTGCAAGATTAATTAACATTTTTAACAGCCATGAACTGAAGCTGCACAGCTCAGAGGGGATACAGTGGATATTGACAATTGATGAGACTGTAATATTATTTATTTTAGGAGGAGGCCATCGGAATAGCGGCTGTTATTCAGGGCAAGCGGAAGTAAAATCATTGCAATACCCGAGGTCTCCCACCTCCAGTGACAGGCAATTTCCAACTGTTCAGCAAACTAGCTCGTGATGGAACATCAGCGGAGAGCAATGTACAGTCAGCGGGAAATGACAGTAAGTGCATTGACATCACATCATGGGCTGTTGACTCTACAGGTTATAATTAGGCAATATCACCCAGACCACTTAACATcactgatcacagaatcacagaattgttacagcaccgcaggaggccattcagcccatcatgtctgcaccggctctctgaaagagcaattccctcaggtccattccccggccttctccccttaaccctgcacattcttccttttcatataactgtctaattcccttttgaatgcttcaattgaacctgtcttcaccacattctcaggcagcacattccagacctcatCCAGacgttaaccactcgctgcgtgaaaaagttattcctcatgtcacatttgcttctcttaccaaataatttaaatctgtgccctctcgttcctgATCCTTTCAAGAATGgaaacagtttctgtctatctattctgtccagaacccttatgattttgaatacctctatcaaatcacctctcagctttctccaaggaaaacagtcctaacttctccaatctatcttcataactgaaattcctcatccctggaaacattctcgtgaatctcttttgtactttctccaatgccctcacatctttcctcaagtgcggcgcccagaattggatgcaatattccagctgagactgaactagtgtcttatacaagttcaacataacttccttgctcttgtactctatgcctctatcaataaagcccaggatactgtatactttattaactgctctctcaacctgacctgccacctttaatgacttatacacatatacacctaggtccctctgctccgacaccccctttagaattgtgccctttattctatattgtctctccatgttcttcctaccaaaatgaatcacctcacatttctatgcattgaacttcatctgccacctgtctgtccattccaccaacttgtctatgtcattttgaagttctacactatcctcttcacagttcacaatgcttccaagttttgtatcatctgcaaacattgaaattgtgccctgtacaccaaggtctaggtcaataatatatatcaggaaaagcaagggtcccaacactgatccctggggaattccactacaaaccttcctccagcccgaaaaacatccattaaccactaccctctgtttcctgtcactcagccaattttgtatccatgctgctaccgtcccttttattcaatgagctacaagtttgctcacaagtctgttgtgtggcactgtatcaaatgccttttgaaggtccatgtacacaaaaactccagcaagttagttagacatgattttcccttacaaaatccacgctggctttccttaattaatttgcaTTTGTCCATATGATCCTTTGATAATGCAGGGGAGAGGGGGATCTTTACTGGAAAATCATAAATAATGCAATGGATCACATAATCTGCAACAACTgaaatgaacatatgaattaggagcaggagtaggcctctcgcccctcgtgcctgctccaccattcaataagatcatggctgatctgattgtaacctcaacttcacattcctgcctacctccgataacctttcatccacttgcttatcaagaatctatctacctctgccttaaaaatattcaaagactctacttctactgctttttgaggaagagagttccaaagactcccaaccctctgagaagaaaaaaaattctcctcatctccatcttaaatgggcgaccccttatttttaaacagtgacctctagttctagattctcccacaagaggaaacatcctttccacatccactctgtaaagacccctcgggatcttatatgtttcaatcaagtcgcttcttactcttctaaactctaatggacacaaccctatcctatccaatcttttctcattccAGATAATGCAACTGAAATAAAGAATCTTTTAAGAGTAATAATATTCGATCTATTCATTGCACAGATCTTAATGTACACTGTGCTGTAATATATATTTCCAAAAAGAACATTTGCCTACCCCTATCCATTTCAGAGATGCTTGTATTAATGGTCGTTCAAAAACAAATTGTTTGAACTTGAGAATCGAACCAcaagaagtttacagcacaggagggcATCGTTAGAccagagagaaaaataaattagcaaaaaaaattaaatatcTGGAATCATCAGAAATAAACTTTATAGTGAGATtggtttgtatttatatagcccttATCAAGTCTCTCAAAAAATAAATTAAGTTTCCAGTACCCCACCTTTCTATCTTTCCAAAAGTAGTTTATAATTCCATAGGCCACCCATATCTCAGTGCAGATGTGTTACATTCTGATAAATTAACTTCTGTTTAATGTTTAAGTTTTATGTTTAGGGTATGTTACTTAGCGCACAACATATATCTCTGGTTTGAATTCAATAGTATTTAAGCACTACCATTCCTACTGGAGAAGTATTTTTAAAGTAAGCCTattctatctttggcctccttatcttgagagacaatggatacgcgcctggaggtggtcagtggtttgtgaagcagcgcctggagtggctataaaggccaattctagagtgacaggctcttccacaggtgctgcagagaaatttgtttgtcggggctgttgcacagttggcctctgtcttttttcctgccaactactaagtctcttcgactcgccacattttagccccgtctttatggctgcccgccagctctggcggacgctggcaactgactcccacgacttgtgatcaatgtcacaggatttcatgtcgcgtttgcagacgtctttaaagcggcgacatggacggccggtgggtctgataccagtggcgagctcgctgtacaatgtgtctttggggatcctgccatcttccatgcggctcacatggccaagccatctcaagcgccgctgactcagtagtgtgtacaagctgaggatgttggccgccttgaggacttctgtgttggagatacggtcctgccacctgatgccaagtattctccggaggcagcgaagatggaatgaattgagacgtcgctcttggctgacatacgttgtccaggcctcgctgccgtagagcaaggtactgaggacataggcctgatacactcggacttttgtgttccgtgtcagtgcgccattttcccacactctcttggccag from Heterodontus francisci isolate sHetFra1 chromosome 1, sHetFra1.hap1, whole genome shotgun sequence harbors:
- the gask1b gene encoding Golgi-associated kinase 1B isoform X1 — encoded protein: MTCLRLGKVRSFLVALCVWMASGRRPRTKRNLLIASACLIYASFVVMQGDVLSQDRVFESGYKRDGAPVRLLPSTFPEGERQQDNSTYNPNVVYMTFRSKRRRPANIRGTVRPKIRKKRSAKRNQAVQENDADLLTSQRNMLMLSLQADQRLRATDSTATLNFTRGKLNVNLTTFQSAGEGKSNVAASNIRIYSESAPLWFTKQDIAAMRFLADSSIVRIQRVPQPGHPSLVLFEGVGSDHHSLIPGEGNPMPMDLTKVPGCRQRCGVLKRPVDVSEVFAFHLDRILGLNRSLPAVVRMIHFAKDDLPRPVILWDASLSMADNGTQSAVKLNWMSYQQSLKWKCWVHGKVPKPDWSCTDIHHYEWCKLALFDFLLQVYNRLDRNCCGFRPRKQDTCVRNGLKMKCDNQESIDLVHIVYREHDHRHLVFVDNKGYFDRNEDNLNFKVLEGITEFPESAVSVLKNGLLRERLLQSLFLDKLYWESQGGRRGIEKLIDVIERRAMIFLTYINAHGFKVLPMNE
- the gask1b gene encoding Golgi-associated kinase 1B isoform X2, translated to MTCLRLGKVRSFLVALCVWMASGRRPRTKRNLLIASACLIYASFVVMQGDVLSQDRVFESGYKRDGAPVRLLPSTFPEGERQQDNSTYNPNVVYMTFRSKRRRPANIRGTVRPKIRKKRSAKRNQAVQENDADLLTSQRNMLMLSLQADQRLRATDSTATLNFTRGKLNVNLTTFQSAGEGKSNVAASNIRIYSESAPLWFTKQDIAAMRFLADSSIVRIQRVPQPGHPSLVLFEGVGSDHHSLIPGEGNPMPMDLTKVPGCRQRCGVLKRPVDVSEVFAFHLDRILGLNRSLPAVVRMIHFAKDDLPRPVILWDASLSMADNGTQSAVKLNWMSYQQSLKWKCWVHGKVPKPDWSCTDIHHYEWCKLALFDFLLQVYNRLDRNCCGFRPRKQDTCVRNGLKMKCDNQESIDLVHIVYREHDHRHLVFVDNKGYFDRNEDNLNFKVLEGITERNKPIIPAKH